Proteins found in one Promicromonospora sukumoe genomic segment:
- a CDS encoding MFS transporter — MTAHLVPSAQRRRAALFASFFLTGLSMATWVSRTPAIRDATGSTTAEMGLIIAGLSAGSMVGIAVAGTLVARRGARFVVLWGMVAIVTGVAVVAVGTAVGEGWLVAVGLASFGYGMGSGEIGQNVEGVDVERALARTVVPSLHGSYSLGVCVGGLVGLGASAGGFPVLAHLLVVAGLTAVATVWLVANLAHGVGLEDGAADAGQHRRPLGETVGAFLAVWREPRTLAIGVIVLGMALAEGSANDWLPLIMVDGFELSAATAALIYSFFGLSMAVGRFSGGYFLDRFGRAPVMVVSALLAIVGIGLVALAPTAVLGAVGVLFWGIGASLGFPVALSAAGDDPLNAARRVSAVATAGYTAFLVGPPLLGFIGEHFTLRLAILLVMVLVAVSACFSRAVTPPAGVVVRPS; from the coding sequence GTGACCGCGCACCTCGTGCCGTCGGCCCAGCGCCGTCGGGCCGCGCTGTTCGCGTCGTTCTTCCTGACCGGGCTCTCCATGGCGACCTGGGTCTCCCGCACGCCCGCCATCCGCGACGCGACCGGTTCGACCACGGCCGAGATGGGGCTCATCATCGCGGGCCTGTCGGCGGGCTCGATGGTGGGCATCGCCGTGGCCGGCACCCTGGTGGCCCGGCGCGGGGCCCGGTTCGTCGTGCTGTGGGGCATGGTCGCGATCGTGACCGGCGTCGCCGTGGTGGCGGTCGGCACCGCGGTCGGCGAGGGCTGGCTTGTCGCGGTCGGCCTCGCGTCGTTCGGGTACGGCATGGGCTCGGGCGAGATCGGCCAGAACGTCGAGGGCGTCGACGTCGAACGGGCGCTGGCGCGCACCGTGGTGCCGAGCCTGCACGGCTCCTACAGCCTCGGTGTCTGCGTGGGCGGGCTCGTCGGCCTGGGGGCGAGCGCCGGTGGTTTTCCGGTGCTCGCGCACCTGCTGGTGGTCGCCGGGCTGACCGCCGTCGCCACGGTGTGGCTTGTGGCCAACCTGGCGCACGGTGTGGGTCTGGAGGACGGCGCCGCGGACGCCGGACAGCACCGCCGTCCCCTCGGCGAGACCGTCGGTGCGTTCCTCGCGGTCTGGCGTGAGCCGCGCACCCTGGCCATCGGCGTGATCGTGCTGGGCATGGCCCTGGCCGAGGGCTCGGCGAACGACTGGCTGCCGCTGATCATGGTCGACGGCTTCGAGCTCTCTGCCGCGACGGCGGCGCTGATCTACTCGTTCTTCGGCCTGTCGATGGCGGTCGGACGGTTCAGCGGGGGCTACTTCCTGGACCGGTTCGGGCGGGCGCCCGTCATGGTGGTCAGCGCCCTGCTGGCGATCGTCGGCATCGGCCTGGTGGCGCTCGCGCCGACGGCGGTGCTCGGCGCGGTGGGCGTGCTGTTCTGGGGGATCGGCGCCTCGCTGGGCTTCCCGGTGGCGCTCTCGGCGGCCGGCGACGACCCGCTGAACGCCGCCCGCCGCGTCAGCGCCGTCGCCACCGCCGGGTACACGGCGTTCCTGGTGGGGCCGCCCCTGCTCGGCTTCATCGGCGAGCACTTCACGCTGCGGCTCGCGATCCTGCTGGTCATGGTGCTGGTCGCGGTCTCGGCGTGCTTCTCCCGCGCGGTCACCCCGCCGGCGGGTGTGGTGGTCCGCCCGTCCTAA
- a CDS encoding ROK family protein, with protein MSATPPLTSARRPTLRTATSAEIFTRIITHGPVSRVEVGRLTGLSPAKVTKTVGPLIRDGFVTEGEHAESSSPGRPVYPLSVVPRSMLAIGIKVNVDEIVAVAASIGNEVLTSTRRTLARHDPETVVREIVRCVRRLVAKLGDGADRLVGIGVSVSGDIDSASGVVRHSPLLGWANVPLGATVAREVDLPVVVENDVRALARSEQWFGLGVEAESFAVVTIGAGIGCGIYVNGDVVVGAHGVVGEIGHLPLAPPDAECVCGRRGCVEAVASSGAIRDAVRAGHDDPALTLADAVALAHSGDRAAVDAFDRAGTAIGAALAVTANLVDPEVVVIAGEGVMEYDLYERRIREKFTAHAFGAAASCRLVVRRHTFIDWACGAAVAAFREALRPVV; from the coding sequence ATGAGCGCCACGCCGCCCCTGACGAGCGCGCGCCGCCCCACGCTGCGGACGGCGACGTCGGCGGAGATCTTCACGCGCATCATCACGCACGGCCCGGTCAGCCGGGTCGAGGTCGGCCGCCTGACCGGGCTGTCCCCCGCGAAGGTCACCAAGACCGTCGGCCCGCTGATCCGCGACGGCTTCGTCACGGAGGGCGAGCACGCCGAGAGCTCGTCCCCCGGGCGGCCCGTGTACCCGCTGAGCGTGGTGCCGCGCTCGATGCTCGCGATCGGCATCAAGGTCAACGTCGACGAGATCGTCGCCGTCGCGGCGAGCATCGGCAACGAGGTGCTCACCTCCACGCGCCGCACGCTCGCGCGTCACGACCCGGAGACGGTGGTGCGCGAGATCGTCCGCTGCGTGCGGCGGCTGGTCGCCAAGCTCGGCGACGGCGCCGACCGGCTGGTGGGGATCGGCGTCTCGGTGTCGGGCGACATCGACTCGGCCTCCGGCGTCGTGCGCCACTCGCCGCTGCTGGGGTGGGCCAACGTGCCGCTGGGCGCCACGGTCGCGCGGGAGGTCGACCTGCCCGTCGTCGTCGAGAACGACGTGCGGGCGCTCGCCCGGTCCGAGCAGTGGTTCGGGCTCGGCGTGGAGGCGGAGAGCTTTGCCGTCGTCACCATCGGCGCGGGCATCGGCTGCGGCATCTACGTGAACGGCGACGTCGTGGTCGGCGCGCACGGCGTGGTCGGCGAGATCGGCCACCTGCCGCTGGCCCCGCCCGACGCCGAGTGCGTGTGCGGGCGCCGCGGCTGCGTCGAGGCGGTGGCCTCCTCGGGCGCCATCCGCGACGCCGTGCGCGCCGGCCACGACGATCCCGCGCTCACGCTCGCCGACGCCGTCGCCCTGGCACACTCCGGCGACCGCGCCGCCGTCGACGCCTTCGACCGGGCGGGCACCGCCATCGGGGCTGCGCTGGCCGTGACCGCGAACCTCGTGGACCCGGAGGTGGTGGTCATCGCGGGCGAGGGCGTCATGGAGTACGACCTGTACGAGCGGCGCATCCGCGAGAAGTTCACGGCGCACGCCTTCGGGGCGGCGGCGAGCTGCCGCCTGGTGGTGCGGCGGCACACGTTCATCGACTGGGCGTGCGGGGCGGCGGTGGCGGCTTTTCGGGAGGCGCTGCGGCCGGTGGTGTGA
- a CDS encoding glycosyl hydrolase family 95 catalytic domain-containing protein — MSAATRPVRLRWTAPAARWGEATPVGNGEIGGMVFGDARGRIGLNDSSLWSGTPDGPARALDAVVAGGAGPERLAEVRDAVARHDDDAAERLLRTFEGPWSQEFLPLGDLDLDLGTADVTGYERVLDLSSAVVDESFLLGGVPVRRATWVSAADGALVVELVADAPVSGVLRLRSPLRVVGSDARVADGGRAHLSLLVETPVDGSPKHESEAVAHVWRDSADGAATGFDPAAAVAVALRTDGAVTPSGDDVVVTGARRILLAVTTETNARRWWRHEPAATRADLAERAAARAEAVATSDSADLRTRHEADAQALLGRSGLEIGAVDDRPVDVGPLLADGDDRALARVLYAYGRYLLVSSSRPGSPPANLQGIWNASMRPPWSSNYTININTQMNYWLAERTGLGELHEPLLDLIERVAHTGSAVASALYGTRGWVAHHNTDPWGWALPVGAGHGATSWAFWPMGGLWLADHLWQRWEYGRDRDELAGRVLPLLLGASAFALDWLVTGAGGTLGTSPSTSPENSFLRADGSTGAVSTSSAMDLTLIRATFERTLAAAEVAGTTGEPLLDEIRAALPRLAPLRVADDGTLAEWGDDAVATDPQHRHLSPLIGLHPLDVIDVGRTPGLAEAARRTLDVRGPGAMGWSWSWKIAMRARLGDGETARDLLREAARAFPGDPDLDAPVDGSEWGGLLPNLFSTHPPFQIDGNYGLAAAIAEMLVGSGEGTPDSPVRLLPALPAAWPEGRITGVRTRGGVAVDLDWSDGRPATLRLHDAVGAGTREVTVSFGGRTHTLPADGAPVRAADLFGATP, encoded by the coding sequence GTGAGCGCCGCGACCCGCCCGGTCCGGCTGCGCTGGACGGCCCCCGCCGCGCGCTGGGGCGAGGCGACGCCCGTCGGCAACGGCGAGATCGGCGGCATGGTCTTCGGCGACGCTCGCGGGCGCATCGGCCTCAACGACTCGTCCCTGTGGTCCGGCACCCCGGACGGCCCGGCGCGGGCGCTCGACGCCGTCGTCGCCGGGGGCGCGGGTCCCGAACGCCTCGCCGAGGTGCGCGACGCGGTCGCGCGGCACGACGACGACGCCGCGGAGCGGCTGCTGCGCACCTTCGAGGGGCCGTGGAGCCAGGAGTTCCTGCCGCTCGGCGACCTGGACCTCGACCTGGGGACCGCGGACGTGACCGGGTACGAGCGCGTGCTCGACCTGTCCTCCGCCGTGGTCGACGAGTCCTTCCTGCTCGGCGGGGTGCCCGTCCGCCGGGCCACCTGGGTCTCCGCGGCCGACGGCGCGCTCGTGGTCGAGCTCGTCGCCGACGCCCCGGTCTCCGGGGTGCTGCGCCTACGGTCGCCGCTGCGGGTCGTGGGCTCGGACGCGCGGGTGGCCGACGGCGGCCGCGCGCACCTGTCCCTGCTGGTGGAGACGCCGGTCGACGGTTCGCCGAAGCACGAGTCGGAGGCGGTGGCGCACGTCTGGCGCGACTCGGCAGACGGGGCCGCGACCGGCTTCGACCCAGCCGCCGCCGTGGCCGTGGCGCTCCGCACGGACGGCGCCGTAACGCCGTCCGGCGACGACGTCGTGGTCACGGGCGCCCGCCGCATCCTGCTGGCCGTCACGACCGAGACGAACGCGCGCCGCTGGTGGCGGCACGAGCCGGCCGCCACACGTGCCGACCTCGCCGAGCGCGCGGCAGCGCGCGCGGAGGCGGTCGCGACGTCGGACTCCGCCGACCTCCGCACCCGGCACGAGGCGGACGCCCAGGCGCTCCTGGGCCGCTCCGGCCTGGAGATCGGCGCGGTGGACGACCGGCCCGTCGACGTCGGCCCCCTGCTCGCCGACGGCGACGACCGTGCCCTGGCCCGCGTGCTCTACGCGTACGGCCGATACCTGCTCGTGTCGTCGTCGCGGCCTGGCTCCCCGCCGGCCAACCTCCAGGGCATCTGGAACGCGTCGATGCGGCCGCCGTGGTCGTCCAACTACACGATCAACATCAACACGCAGATGAACTACTGGCTGGCCGAGCGCACCGGGCTGGGCGAGCTGCACGAGCCCCTGCTGGACCTGATCGAGCGGGTGGCGCACACGGGAAGCGCCGTCGCGTCGGCGCTGTACGGGACGCGCGGCTGGGTGGCGCACCACAACACGGACCCGTGGGGCTGGGCGCTGCCCGTCGGCGCGGGGCACGGCGCGACGTCGTGGGCGTTCTGGCCGATGGGCGGGCTCTGGCTCGCGGACCACCTGTGGCAGCGCTGGGAGTACGGGCGCGACCGCGACGAGCTGGCCGGGCGCGTGCTGCCGCTGCTGCTGGGCGCGAGCGCGTTCGCCCTGGACTGGCTGGTCACGGGCGCGGGCGGCACGCTCGGCACCTCGCCCTCGACGTCGCCGGAGAACTCGTTCCTGCGGGCCGACGGGTCGACGGGCGCGGTGTCGACGTCGTCGGCGATGGACCTGACCCTGATCCGCGCGACGTTCGAGCGCACGCTCGCCGCCGCGGAGGTCGCGGGCACGACGGGCGAGCCGCTGCTCGACGAGATCCGCGCCGCGCTCCCCCGTCTCGCGCCGCTGCGGGTCGCCGACGACGGCACCCTGGCCGAGTGGGGCGACGACGCCGTCGCGACCGACCCGCAGCACCGCCACCTGTCGCCCCTGATCGGGCTGCACCCGCTCGACGTGATCGACGTCGGGCGCACGCCCGGCCTCGCCGAGGCCGCGCGCCGCACGCTGGACGTGCGGGGGCCGGGCGCCATGGGCTGGTCGTGGTCGTGGAAGATAGCGATGCGCGCCCGGCTGGGCGACGGCGAGACCGCGCGCGACCTGCTGCGCGAGGCGGCTCGGGCCTTCCCCGGGGACCCCGACCTCGACGCGCCCGTGGACGGCTCCGAGTGGGGCGGGCTGCTGCCCAACCTGTTCTCGACGCACCCGCCGTTCCAGATCGACGGCAACTACGGGCTCGCCGCGGCGATCGCGGAGATGCTGGTCGGCTCCGGCGAGGGCACGCCCGACAGCCCGGTCCGGCTGCTGCCGGCCCTGCCCGCGGCCTGGCCCGAGGGCCGGATCACCGGCGTCCGCACGCGCGGCGGCGTCGCCGTCGACCTCGACTGGAGCGATGGCCGCCCCGCCACGCTGCGCCTGCACGACGCCGTGGGCGCCGGGACGCGCGAGGTCACCGTGAGCTTCGGCGGGCGCACGCACACCCTGCCCGCGGACGGCGCCCCGGTGCGGGCCGCGGACCTGTTCGGGGCTACCCCATGA
- a CDS encoding carbohydrate ABC transporter permease, with protein MSASATVSGPRRRLSVGRTLAWTYLGGVVLVTLFPFYWILRTSFSNNYSLITHPSSLLPVDFTLGAFRRVLGIATSAESLAEGGSGASINILHFAMNSLIFATLSTVLVVFFSLLAAYAFARLQWPGRDLVFSVLLTALMVPGILTLLPNFVLIKDLGLLNTFGGLILPGALFSAFNIFFLRQFMLGLSSEIEEAALIDGASRLRVLFQITLPMTSGPVTTLSILGFIGAWNDYFWPLLVTSDDSVRPLTLALAVFKQSSPQAAPDWAGLMAATLVAALPMLVLFLAFGRRIVDSIGFSGLK; from the coding sequence ATGTCCGCATCCGCTACCGTCTCCGGACCCCGCCGCCGCCTCAGCGTGGGACGCACCCTCGCCTGGACGTACCTGGGCGGCGTCGTGCTGGTCACGCTCTTCCCGTTCTACTGGATCCTGCGGACGTCGTTCTCGAACAACTACTCGCTGATCACCCACCCGTCGTCGCTGCTGCCGGTGGACTTCACGCTCGGCGCGTTCCGGCGCGTGCTCGGCATCGCCACATCCGCGGAGTCGCTGGCCGAGGGCGGCTCAGGCGCCAGCATCAACATCCTGCACTTCGCGATGAACTCGCTGATCTTCGCGACGCTCTCGACGGTGCTGGTCGTGTTCTTCTCGCTGCTCGCCGCCTATGCCTTCGCCCGCCTGCAGTGGCCGGGCCGGGACCTCGTCTTCTCCGTGCTGCTGACGGCGCTCATGGTGCCGGGCATCCTGACGCTCCTGCCCAACTTCGTGCTCATCAAGGACCTGGGCCTGCTGAACACGTTCGGCGGACTGATCCTGCCCGGCGCGCTGTTCTCGGCGTTCAACATCTTCTTCCTGCGGCAGTTCATGCTCGGCCTGAGCAGCGAGATCGAGGAGGCCGCGCTGATCGACGGCGCCAGCCGCCTGCGTGTGCTGTTCCAGATCACGCTGCCGATGACGTCGGGCCCCGTGACGACGCTGTCGATCCTGGGCTTCATCGGCGCCTGGAACGACTACTTCTGGCCGCTGCTGGTCACGAGCGACGACAGCGTGCGGCCGCTCACCCTCGCCCTGGCCGTGTTCAAGCAGTCCTCGCCGCAGGCCGCGCCGGACTGGGCCGGCCTGATGGCGGCCACGCTGGTCGCCGCGCTGCCCATGCTGGTGCTGTTCCTCGCGTTCGGCCGCCGCATCGTGGACTCCATCGGCTTCTCGGGGCTCAAGTGA
- a CDS encoding ABC transporter substrate-binding protein: MKPKHMLSIVAAAAVTVSLAACAGGPAGGAAEEGAHAGTVNWWTWDEKQAESYKTCLPAFQEKYPDITVNITQYAVDDYFTKLTAGFVAGNAPDAFQNSVEFLDSYAQQGQLEPLDDYIAESGYDLGVFNVGVPAFTYTDDKQYALPLDWAGSAFYYNKDLLKDAGLTEDDVQNMTWNPQDGGTFDDVVERLTVDANGKHGDEKGFDKDDVAVYGIGALGTADYLGQTTWYQFAASTGWTMREPEAWPTSFAFADPTFVETMGYLRGLSDRGLAPEFGQFTVGDTEQLGSGSVAMISGGSWSATTFAKLPDMSVGIAPNVLGPDGETRVVMSNSNGNMLWSGSKVKQAAWDWISFMGTAECQESAALTSGSFFPSIPSAMDALAADQLEKGIDLSVFVDYAKNEQLEPSLAYGNGAELKSELQPLFEAYYSHQRDDDVWQEACDKASEILSK; the protein is encoded by the coding sequence ATGAAACCGAAGCACATGCTGAGCATCGTCGCTGCAGCCGCTGTCACCGTCTCGCTGGCCGCCTGCGCGGGCGGCCCGGCCGGCGGAGCGGCCGAGGAGGGCGCCCACGCGGGCACCGTCAACTGGTGGACCTGGGACGAGAAGCAGGCGGAGTCGTACAAGACCTGCCTGCCCGCGTTCCAGGAGAAGTACCCCGACATCACGGTCAACATCACGCAGTACGCGGTGGACGACTACTTCACCAAGCTGACCGCGGGCTTCGTGGCCGGCAACGCGCCGGACGCGTTCCAGAACAGCGTGGAGTTCCTGGACTCGTACGCGCAGCAGGGCCAGCTCGAGCCGCTGGACGACTACATCGCGGAGTCGGGCTACGACCTGGGCGTGTTCAACGTGGGCGTTCCCGCCTTCACGTACACGGACGACAAGCAGTACGCCCTGCCGCTCGACTGGGCGGGGTCCGCGTTCTACTACAACAAGGACCTGCTGAAGGACGCCGGCCTCACCGAGGACGACGTGCAGAACATGACCTGGAACCCGCAGGACGGCGGCACGTTCGACGACGTCGTCGAGCGGCTGACCGTCGACGCGAACGGCAAGCACGGCGACGAGAAGGGCTTCGACAAGGACGACGTCGCGGTCTACGGCATCGGCGCGCTCGGCACGGCCGACTACCTGGGCCAGACCACGTGGTACCAGTTCGCCGCCTCGACGGGCTGGACGATGCGGGAGCCCGAGGCGTGGCCCACGTCCTTCGCGTTCGCCGACCCGACGTTCGTCGAGACCATGGGCTACCTGCGCGGCCTGTCCGACCGCGGGCTGGCGCCCGAGTTCGGCCAGTTCACGGTCGGCGACACCGAGCAGCTCGGCTCCGGCTCGGTCGCGATGATCTCCGGCGGCTCGTGGTCCGCGACGACGTTCGCCAAGCTGCCCGACATGTCGGTGGGCATCGCGCCCAACGTGCTCGGGCCCGACGGCGAGACCCGTGTGGTCATGAGCAACTCGAACGGCAACATGCTCTGGTCGGGCAGCAAGGTCAAGCAGGCCGCCTGGGACTGGATCTCGTTCATGGGCACGGCCGAGTGCCAGGAGAGCGCCGCGCTCACCTCGGGCTCGTTCTTCCCGTCCATCCCGTCGGCCATGGACGCCCTCGCCGCGGACCAGCTGGAGAAGGGCATCGACCTGAGCGTCTTCGTGGACTACGCGAAGAACGAGCAGCTCGAGCCGTCGCTGGCCTACGGCAACGGCGCGGAGCTCAAGTCGGAGCTGCAGCCGCTGTTCGAGGCGTACTACAGCCACCAGCGTGACGACGACGTCTGGCAGGAGGCCTGCGACAAGGCCTCGGAGATCCTGTCCAAGTAG
- a CDS encoding HNH endonuclease has product MMLPGATDTGPVGPVAAAVQAEWVDLLGELEAVKNAVTATQARLTVALDQAARGEEAWLSIRAERRGRGVPNQVGGALRVSPHAGAGFVSTSRVWVTQMPHTFAALEAGVLSAWRATLLVRETSHLSLEHRALIDEEICGPAHLDELARMGTRRLIARIKELAAKLDVHACVKRNAKAVSERRVSVRPAPDLMVYLTALVPMAQGVQAYAQLKATAESAKATGDERGVGQIMADTLIERATAREPGHANDVPVTINLLVSDQTLLADGNEPAVVVEGAPAGAGVIPAPVARNLAAHAIDTDTAWLRSIYVNPHGRLLATTSTSRFHPQGLAALLRAREQGICATTWCDAPIRHTDHITPHADGGPTSLDNGQGLCARCNHAKQAPGWRQKTTQLDGRHAVETVMPTGHTYVSVSPTPPTPVGASVMAPVRGADSSGAAPGGTLVTGQTGRGVDTAPDRSAAASSDGQSATPDRDRVTAPPWTPAAGMTSPAPGRTPRSRYSIGCQTRPDHGAIAYRPSPPPRRTRPGRARAQRRRPDLSWTHPS; this is encoded by the coding sequence ATGATGCTGCCTGGTGCCACTGACACCGGGCCCGTTGGTCCCGTCGCGGCGGCAGTGCAGGCCGAGTGGGTGGACCTGCTCGGTGAGCTGGAAGCCGTGAAGAACGCGGTGACCGCGACGCAGGCGCGGCTGACGGTGGCATTGGACCAGGCGGCGCGCGGCGAGGAGGCTTGGCTGTCGATTCGTGCGGAGCGGCGGGGCCGTGGTGTGCCGAACCAGGTCGGTGGCGCGCTGCGGGTCAGCCCGCACGCCGGGGCTGGGTTCGTGAGTACGTCCCGGGTGTGGGTGACGCAGATGCCGCACACGTTCGCGGCGCTGGAGGCCGGGGTGCTGTCGGCCTGGCGGGCCACGCTCTTGGTCCGGGAGACCTCGCACCTGTCCCTGGAGCACCGCGCGCTGATCGACGAGGAGATCTGCGGTCCCGCGCACCTGGACGAACTGGCCCGCATGGGGACCCGCCGGCTGATCGCCCGCATCAAGGAACTCGCCGCCAAGCTGGACGTACACGCCTGCGTCAAGCGCAACGCCAAGGCCGTCTCGGAGCGGCGCGTCTCGGTACGCCCGGCACCCGACCTGATGGTCTACCTCACCGCCCTGGTACCCATGGCGCAGGGTGTGCAGGCGTACGCGCAGCTCAAGGCGACTGCCGAGAGCGCGAAGGCCACGGGTGACGAGCGTGGAGTGGGCCAGATCATGGCCGACACCCTCATCGAACGCGCCACCGCCCGCGAACCCGGCCACGCGAACGACGTGCCGGTCACCATCAACCTCCTCGTCTCCGACCAGACCCTGTTGGCCGACGGCAACGAACCGGCCGTGGTGGTCGAGGGCGCACCGGCAGGCGCGGGCGTCATCCCAGCCCCCGTGGCCCGCAACCTCGCCGCCCACGCGATCGACACCGACACCGCCTGGCTGCGCTCGATCTACGTCAACCCACACGGCCGCCTGCTGGCCACGACCTCGACCTCCCGGTTCCACCCGCAAGGTTTGGCCGCGTTGCTGCGCGCCAGAGAGCAGGGCATCTGCGCCACCACCTGGTGCGACGCCCCCATCCGACACACAGACCACATCACCCCGCACGCCGACGGCGGCCCCACCAGCCTCGACAACGGCCAAGGCCTGTGCGCGCGCTGCAACCATGCCAAGCAGGCACCGGGGTGGCGGCAGAAGACAACCCAGCTCGACGGCCGCCACGCGGTCGAGACGGTCATGCCGACGGGGCACACCTATGTCTCGGTCTCGCCCACACCACCGACACCGGTCGGGGCAAGCGTCATGGCACCGGTCCGCGGTGCGGACTCCTCCGGAGCGGCGCCCGGCGGCACGCTGGTCACCGGCCAGACAGGCCGAGGCGTCGATACAGCCCCCGACCGAAGCGCGGCCGCGTCCAGTGACGGCCAGAGTGCGACGCCAGACCGCGACCGCGTCACAGCACCTCCGTGGACCCCGGCGGCCGGCATGACCAGCCCCGCACCCGGTCGTACCCCGCGCAGCCGCTATTCGATCGGCTGCCAGACCCGTCCCGACCATGGCGCGATCGCCTACAGGCCGAGCCCGCCACCTCGTCGAACACGCCCTGGTCGAGCCCGCGCCCAAAGACGTCGGCCCGACCTCTCCTGGACCCACCCCAGTTAG
- a CDS encoding helix-turn-helix transcriptional regulator has product MKRAERQYALVDLLRGARRPWSAARLAREFGVSARTIERDIGSLQVAGVPVYADHGAAGGYSILREYSLPPLNLSAAESLAVLAGLALLESSPYQGAARRARAKIAAVMDEAHRAPVQELLGTMHVIDAAPPTGGAVPLGILSDAIAARRVVRLTYVGESADGTPDHSATTVREVETMGLLRAADTWLLSGWCRLRDAIRGFRIERITRLEILDEVPPRRDPALLEADLARWQARRLLPGPD; this is encoded by the coding sequence ATGAAGCGAGCCGAGCGGCAGTACGCCCTGGTCGACCTGCTTCGCGGTGCACGGCGCCCCTGGTCCGCCGCTCGGCTCGCCCGCGAGTTCGGCGTGTCCGCACGGACGATCGAACGAGACATCGGGTCCCTCCAGGTGGCCGGGGTCCCCGTCTACGCGGACCACGGGGCCGCGGGCGGCTACTCGATCCTCCGTGAGTATTCGCTGCCGCCTCTGAACCTCTCCGCCGCCGAGTCGTTGGCGGTGCTCGCCGGTCTCGCGCTCCTCGAGTCCTCGCCCTACCAAGGCGCCGCCCGCCGGGCGCGCGCCAAGATCGCCGCGGTCATGGACGAGGCGCATCGCGCGCCCGTCCAGGAGCTGCTCGGAACGATGCACGTCATCGACGCCGCCCCGCCGACGGGCGGCGCCGTGCCGCTCGGGATCCTCTCCGACGCGATCGCCGCACGCCGCGTGGTGCGACTCACCTATGTGGGCGAGAGCGCCGACGGCACACCGGACCACTCCGCCACGACCGTCCGCGAGGTCGAGACCATGGGTCTTCTCCGCGCCGCCGACACGTGGCTGCTCAGCGGCTGGTGCCGGCTTCGTGACGCGATCCGGGGGTTCCGCATCGAGCGGATCACACGGCTCGAGATCCTCGACGAGGTCCCGCCGCGGCGTGACCCGGCGCTGCTCGAGGCGGATCTCGCCCGATGGCAGGCGCGGCGGCTCCTGCCCGGACCCGACTAG
- a CDS encoding acetylxylan esterase gives MSSQDPREAALRAYRSTQELPDDFADFWRDTLAEARRFDTPPSAVPVETPLTAIEVLDVTFPGFGGDPVRGWLRLPRHRDELHGAGLLPAVVHFTGYGAGRGHAIDDLTWAAAGYAHLVMDTRGQGDGSTPDGPWGDSTGYLTRGLADPAGYYYRRVLTDAARAVDAVRLLPGVDPARVAVLGNSQGAGIALAAGYLADDVAAVLAQAPFLADLPGALALSAQGPYRELADLLARDRPRRERALSTLRYFDVVNFARLAHAPAWFSCGLDDDITPPETVFAAHNEYAAQHDITVWPSNGHDAGGSLDRQGALDVLGRVLQAAVGPTNPNRTHPVP, from the coding sequence ATGAGCAGCCAGGACCCCCGCGAGGCCGCCCTGCGCGCCTACCGCTCGACGCAGGAGCTCCCGGACGACTTCGCGGACTTCTGGCGCGACACCCTCGCGGAGGCCCGGCGGTTCGACACCCCGCCGTCGGCCGTCCCCGTGGAGACGCCGCTCACGGCGATCGAGGTGCTCGACGTGACCTTCCCCGGGTTCGGGGGCGACCCGGTCCGGGGGTGGCTGCGGCTGCCGCGGCACCGCGACGAGCTGCATGGCGCCGGCCTGCTGCCCGCCGTCGTCCACTTCACCGGCTACGGCGCGGGCCGCGGGCACGCGATCGACGACCTGACCTGGGCCGCCGCAGGCTACGCCCACCTGGTCATGGACACCCGCGGCCAGGGCGACGGGTCCACGCCGGACGGCCCGTGGGGCGACAGCACGGGCTACCTCACGCGCGGCCTGGCGGACCCGGCCGGCTACTACTACCGGCGCGTGCTCACCGACGCGGCCCGGGCGGTCGACGCCGTCCGGCTGCTGCCCGGCGTCGACCCCGCCCGCGTGGCCGTGCTCGGCAACAGCCAGGGCGCGGGGATCGCGCTGGCCGCCGGCTACCTCGCCGACGACGTGGCGGCGGTGCTGGCGCAGGCGCCCTTCCTCGCGGACCTCCCGGGCGCGCTCGCGCTGAGCGCGCAGGGGCCCTACCGGGAGCTGGCCGACCTGCTGGCCCGGGACCGCCCGCGCCGCGAGCGGGCGCTGTCCACGCTGCGGTACTTCGACGTCGTGAACTTCGCCCGGCTGGCCCACGCCCCCGCGTGGTTCTCCTGCGGACTGGACGACGACATCACTCCCCCGGAGACCGTGTTCGCCGCGCACAACGAGTACGCGGCGCAGCACGACATCACCGTCTGGCCGTCCAACGGCCATGACGCCGGCGGCAGCCTGGACCGGCAGGGCGCGCTCGACGTGCTCGGCCGCGTGCTCCAGGCCGCCGTCGGCCCTACCAACCCGAACCGAACCCACCCGGTCCCTTGA
- a CDS encoding nuclear transport factor 2 family protein: MTDTTTPTPTTTPSPTARHALDAWLTMWNSDGDIARQICADDFRIHFAVTGPDGSTPADDIRTAEDFVRYLAWWHEQNPGVVFTRIADAVDGDHGRLLWDVDANGHQAGGVDVFDFDGDGRVSRVWSVGGQRSMRS; encoded by the coding sequence ATGACCGACACCACGACCCCGACCCCGACGACAACACCCAGCCCCACCGCCCGGCACGCACTAGACGCGTGGCTGACGATGTGGAACTCGGACGGCGACATCGCGCGACAGATCTGTGCGGACGACTTCCGGATCCATTTCGCCGTGACCGGGCCCGACGGGTCGACCCCCGCGGACGACATCCGCACCGCCGAGGACTTCGTGCGGTACCTCGCCTGGTGGCACGAGCAGAACCCCGGTGTCGTCTTCACGAGGATCGCCGACGCCGTCGACGGCGACCACGGCCGGCTGCTGTGGGACGTCGACGCGAACGGTCATCAGGCAGGCGGCGTCGACGTCTTCGACTTCGACGGGGACGGTCGGGTCTCTCGGGTCTGGTCCGTGGGCGGCCAGCGCAGCATGCGGAGCTGA